From Phycisphaerae bacterium, one genomic window encodes:
- a CDS encoding YgiT-type zinc finger protein translates to MSKKCHQCGQPMTYGPANVDEVVRGIHVRMQNVPAWTCPSCGAQQVSSPVARYLSEYLRRLLTDLPPKPDELAHPLEATEVVFAAK, encoded by the coding sequence ATGTCCAAGAAATGTCATCAATGCGGACAGCCCATGACATACGGTCCCGCTAACGTGGACGAGGTTGTTCGCGGCATCCATGTGCGCATGCAAAACGTCCCCGCATGGACTTGCCCGAGCTGCGGAGCACAGCAGGTCTCTTCGCCCGTCGCCCGCTACCTCTCCGAATACCTCCGGCGACTCTTGACCGACCTTCCTCCCAAGCCTGACGAACTGGCCCACCCACTCGAAGCCACCGAAGTCGTCTTCGCCGCGAAGTAG